The sequence below is a genomic window from Bombus fervidus isolate BK054 chromosome 2, iyBomFerv1, whole genome shotgun sequence.
TCGGCGGAGCAGACAGATGTCTCAGGTCGACGTTGCGACGCGTGCGGGGTGGCTCGTGGCGTGGTGCTCGGTGGCGTGGTACGACACGGACGGTGCGCCCCCTGATGCGGGGTGGGCAAGTATTGATTGGGTCGGCGCGTTGGTCGCGGCGTCCGTGTCCAGAGTGCAGGAAGAGAGGGTGGCGGAATCGCCAGGCGCCATCACGCGGGGCCACCGCGACCGTCGTCTGAAGGGCCGTCCAGCCAGTGGCCGCGATCTCGATTCACCGAAAAGATGGTCATGATGGCTGGCATGGACGACCACGAGCGAAAAGTCGTCCTCGAGTTCTGCCACCTGCTCGAGAAAAGCAAGCAGCTGTTCAACGGGCTACGGGATTTACCACAGTACGGGCACAAGCAGTGGCAGGGTTACTTCGGGCGCACCTTTGACATCTACACGAAGCTGTGGAAGTTTCAACAGCAGCACAGGTGAGTgaaacttgaaaaaaaaaaagaagaagaggaataaAAACAGCAAGATAAAGAAATAGATAATgatgaaagaaaagataaaaaaaatgaaaagcatCATGCAACATTGTGTCGCGTATATACCACACGGAGGCCACACGGTGAGTCATCGTCGGACGAGGGTGGCCGCTGGCGTGGCTGAAGCCATCGATCACACGCGTACGACGTCCTCCACGCCACGAGGTCCTTCGACACGATCCGCGACTCTGTCAGGATAACGCTGAAACAGAGCTGTGTTCTCTTGGTGTTTCCTCTATCTCCTCCGGAAGGGCCTGACGGGCCGCGGGAGCCCGCTTCGCGCGGAAAGGACACGCGTGTATCTACACGTACGTGGAAGACGTAATAGGCAACAGGGGAGTACAACGGGGATCGGTTGCGCCCGTTCACGAAGGACCACGGCACAGTCCTTTTACGCGCTCGACCCACCATGTGACGTGAACGTGAATGGAGAATCGTGCGCGCGAGTGAACACGGTCACGCGTGTGCGTATATAGCTATCGTGTATCTCTGCCGCTTACTCAGATTTTCATCGCGATCTCCCTACGAGATGTCGGTGTTTTTAGTgggttacacgttatacttCGTACATCTACAAGAACAGGATAATCTTACGGGTTTCATCGATTGTCGTTTTCCTAATTTTATCACTTTCGGTTTGATATAACTGGACTGCGGCTGTTTGTACAAACGCTTTTGTTAAAGTTTTAgtttaagaaatgaaatttaagctttgaatattttatgcattttttacCACTTTGCGCATTCCTTGCATTTTTGCATTAAATTCcccataaatatataaacatccGTAGTCTAGTAATAATGCTAGCATTATAGATatctttatactttattagGTAGATCTGACACTGCAACTGGAAGAATAGGATCTAGccagagatttgtttcactctttaaatattttaacgagtaatggactttggatattttatgtattttgcatattacgtACACTTTATAcacttttgaatttttaaaatccgCAACCCAGACATTTCTATCATTTGGAATAAGGATTGGAGATAGGAAGAAATATCGAGCATATTATATTAGACTTTTATAATTCTTGAAGCAGATTTTATATAGCATATTGTACGTATGATATAATACGtgtgatttaattttataaaattcagagAGTATGAAAGATAaggatatatatacatatatatacgaaggaaatatgaaattaaataacgttTTACAAAATGGATATATTTGTGTGAGAAAATTAAATGTGTGTTTAAAAGAtacattaatttcaatttagtcTGCTTTCACGTTTCCTTTGTACATCTTTCCCTTTTATACGCTGAATTTTGCAGAATGAGACTTGAAATATCCTTTAAAACGATCGCTTCAGGCTCGAGTGTTTCAATACCTTTTGCTgagaattaaaagatatatcaGTTAACATAGAAACTGCACATGGTTTCTTTTAACATTAGATCTATCAATCTTTAATATGCACCTGGGAATATACTATATAGATACAGatgatttcaatgaaaataaatagatacatacatataactaTATTTAATAGTTTTCTATCCCAATAAATCTTgtatgttttaattaattgtaaagcATATTGTCAatcattttattgtttaattaattgtaagaTTCCAATGTCCTTGATAGTTCAAATCTTAAAATAGATAGAGcttctttaatatattttattacttaattAACTGGAAAGATCAATGCCTTTGGTAGATCTAGTATTACAAAATGAAGTTATTACTTAAATCTTTGAAATTCTTCCATTTGCGATAAAGATTTCTACATTATATAATAGTTTACAGTAATTATGCATTAAGAAATGATATTTCCATCTCTAAAATTACTAGACTCTGTTCAATTGTGTTTCAGATATCTTTACAGATCATATTACATGATTTTTTCTCATAATTCGATTCAAAACTTGCATGATCTTTACGTGATTTCTCCGAAGAGTTCTTGTACGATAAAAAGCACGTGACTTGAATTCTCGTGACTATCGCTACGCGAATGCATCCATCTGTGTTCAATCTTCTGTATGatttaatatacttattcCAATAACTAcgtatttcttatttcataGCAATTATTAGTCATATTAGATTAGTAAAAATATGGTAATTTAATTggttattagtattattattattagtgcATGATTGAAATTAACAGGTCTTAATtcttcaatatttaattattgcaaatattgttaaaatttcgTGTTCagcgttataaattattcacgTAACTTTTTATAAGTAAAATGCACCGTGAAGGCCATTGAAAGTATGAATCTGAGACTTACGTAAATGTTAAAATAGTTCAACGTCGATTCTGATGATCTTTCATTGGGGAATAAGTCAAGAAAGGTCAGTAAATGTCAccgataataatattttaataaagattattgaatataatttacgGTGAACGATAAGGGAAATACTATTTCAAAGGAAACTAAATCGTTCTACGAGTATTCGTCACTTGACACAAATTGAATGCATACATAAAATGAACCTTGAACGtagaatttaaagaatattttaattctgaaactgattatttatttatttatatatttagggTTAGTATAAAATACAAGGCGACAATGTTTAtcttttttacaatatattctctaaaaaaaagcaagtcaaaaaatatttttcgttcgaaaaaaataatttaatttaattaaaaaaataatttaacaaacaaCTATCATAACACACGGAGTGGCTGAAGGGTAAAAGCGTTTCCAATTTCTTCTCCTTCCGTTTCTTGTTGTCTATAAATTGCAACAGAAGGAACGTTACGATCGCCACGAGGATCTGTGTCACGTGGTTTCCGTCGTACTCCCTCTGGGCTATGGGGATGATATAACGATCGTGCAAATGTTTGCTGCCGTAGTCATAGTATTCTATAATCTGTTTAGTTCACATGTAACCTTTAAATCAGAATCAATTATTCACTGCGTTAGGtgcaaaatattgaaagactgaagaattaaaattaagtttAATTGTTTCTCTCTAGcgaaacttttttaattacaaatcgCTTGTTCCACTTTTTCTCTGAACCGttcatatatataaagtatcataaattacatattatagaCCAATCACATTACTCCATCCCTTTCCAGCCATCATTTCATTCATAAACTCACCATAGTCTCTACCCATAACATCTTTCACTAAGTAACAGTCGAAGCTAACCCTAGACCGATTCACTTGGGTGAGTTTGCTTCGTTGGCCCACTTGGACCACGTTACACACACGTCTTTATTTACCCTTTCGATTCTGTTGCACTGGATGCCCGGTAATCTTCAACCCTTTGTACCTTTCCTTTTTGATCGTAAAGTGTCATCAACATGGGCCGGTTGGCTGATGGTGCGACTCGACAAAGAGTCAATTGTCTATCCGGCTATTCACACCGCTCGCGTTCGTGCAGACATGCGACACCCAACTGCTACGGTACATCTCCTACATACACACACGTACAATATACGTGCATACGTAACACGTGGCTGCAGGTATAGATAGGTAGACACGCGATCGTGCCGTGTCGACTGTTAATAAATATCGGGGACGCTCTTTCAGGATCGGTTCCACACGTCAAAACAATAGGGAAAAGTTTCTCGAACGTACGGCCATCAGTTTCAAAAGTATCGCTGGTATCTGCGCTTGTATTATGTCCcctgtttctcttttcttgttGTTCCATTTGTTTAGTTTTTTTTATTGTGTTGCAGTTTCCTTGCCCCTTTTTTGTCGCGAAAGATTAGGTATTGAGACTTTGTTACTAGCGTTTCTTTGATCTTAGTCTAGGGAGGTGTGATTTCTCGTGAAAGAAAGTATTGTTAGGTTTTGCGAGGATTTTTTAATGGTGATTGTTTAATGGATGGGGTTGGAAGTATTGTATTTTTGTAGCCTAGCTGGGGAAGGTTTTAagtataatatagaattttatacaaCGTTCTCCATAGAAACGTTAACGTACCTCTCTTCCTTTATTATCTTAACTTCAAAACTGAAAATACGTAAAAGCAAAGAAAGACCAGTACGTTTTTTATAATTCACACAACAAGATTATAAATctcttaataattaatatttgagcAATTGTACTCATTTCAAGCAGCAGTTACGTAATAGAAGATGCAGAAGTAGGaagacataaaaatataaaattatacttctTTTCTTATACCTAATACCTTTTGTTTCTATCTTTCATACATATTCTTATATTCTTATTCTTATACCCTTATTAACTCAATATATCAATCAACACTCCTACCAAAGCGCCTACCAGACCAATAACCATAAAAAGCGCGCGTGAACACACGCGCGCCCACTTCTTGCAGGACGATACTGGACACGAAGTACGGCCTGAAGAGGTGGCAGATCGGTGAGATCGCGAGTAAGATCGGCCAGCTCTACTACCATTACTACCTTCGCACCAGTGAGACTTCGTACCTTCACGAGGCCTACTCGTTCTACGCGGCAATTCGCGGCCGCGCTTACTACAGCCGTGCCGCCAAGGAGGATAGGAGCGACCTGATGGTGAAGAAGCTCAGGTACTACGCCCGTTTCATCGTCGTCTGCCTGCTGTTGAATCGTATGAAGCTCGTCCGTGAATTGGTCCAAGAGTTGGACGCCCAAATCGTTGATTACACCAGCACCTACGAACCGGACGATCAACTCGAGTGGAATTTAGTCCTCGACGAGATCAAGGCGTTCGTGAAGGCCGAGTCGGCCGTCGGAGTGGTGCACTCGGACTCGAACCCGGTTATACTGACCCACAGGTTGGGGCCCCAGACCTCGCCGCCAGTCGAACGTACGCCACCCATGTGCCTATCCCTGCAGGAGATCCTGATCGTTGGCAATTGCGCCGACCAGGTGAAGTTCAGTGAATTGTCGATGGACATGTTCAGGATGCTGCAAACGCTGGAAAGGGAGCCAAGGGACGACCCTAATCACCTGCACGATGCGTCGCCGGCAGGAAGGATGCCATTCAGGCCTGGCGCGTATCCTGGTGCCGAGAACGGTGCCCCGAGGCGGGACAATCCACATAAGTACCTGTTGTACAAGCCCACCTATAGCCAGGTACAGGTATTCCTCGCGAGCGGCTTCAAAGAGCTGCCCGCGAACGGAGCGCTGTTGCTCTACTTGTCCGCCGACGGCTGCTTCTCCACCGTCAAGCATCCGGAAGAAAGTGAGTGTTGCCTTTGATCGCGACCGATCACGCTTCCGCGAGTATCTTAGAGCCTTGGCTGAGCCGTTTTTACGTTTTGCTGTCAGGAAAGAGATATGGAATAGATGTAGGCAGCCTATGTAGGAGTAGAGCAGATTGGAGAGTTGGAGGAAGTTTGATAGATGGTTGATGTTAATGGGTTTTTCTTGGGAAGGAAAATAAGGAAGAGCGTTTTCCGTGGTTGCAATATTTCTATTGTATAGTTAGTCTTAATAGCTATGAAGTTTTATTAGCTTTGTCGACTAGAGTTGTTtcataaaatgtacaaaaacaAATTATCATTGGGCTAAATATTTTTGACGATTCCTTGAAATATATTGTCACCGACAGACACGTGTCTATCCTAATTTGAGAGTACTATAACCACATCCGTGTATTGATAAATATCATGTGCAACACAAatccaatattttatatatttgtatattttcgcACTAATCCTAAAGCCAACATTTCCAAATCAAGTTTTACATAGCTTTCTTTTCTAAATCTAATACCGTATCTtagtaaatttgtaaaacttcTCATTCGACAATTCAACTACCTCCACGACCTGAAAATCTCCAAGTCGAAACAGTTTGCGCGAACTAATAACCAGTTGATCGATCAAAGCATATTCGCCTCTTGTCAACGAAAATAGTTTCCGTTTTAAAAAGGCGGTTGGCCTCCGGTCGATTCCGTTGATCGGCCGAAAATTACTTATCACGGTAGAGGGCAGTCGTTGATGCAAGGCTAAAACGAATCACGCGCTTGACGAAGCCGAATGTGAACGCGTGTCGGCATTTTCGGTCAGTTTCCTCGGCCGGTAATTCGACCGGTCGGGTAGAACGGGTCTTCCGTATCCCATCGATACGTCTAACTCTTCTAATGTTCCTTGAACGACGAAGAAAGGATTTTTCCATGTCTATCATACAAAATATTCGTATTCTGTTCAACGAATTGAATCTAGAGAGAGGTAAATAAAACCACGTAACTAGAATCTAGAGAAGATAGGGTTAAATTCACAATTCTAAGGTATTATAAAACATGTAGAAGCTATTTCTCCGTATATTAATCTTTTAACTGGAAAGAGTTAATTTAGCAGAGATAAAATCGAATTTAATGAGATCTTTGttgctttaattaaattactgaAAAATGAAGCTGCTTTCTTTGTTACAgtagttaaatatatttaatcaagcacgctcaattaaatatatatgtatagtagtAAACCGCGGGTATTTATATAGATTCAAATTTTTGTGATTATaactaaaaaattgtatacgcAGTAGAgacttatttttataaatatttttgagaatataattaagaaagaagatattcgatcagaaaattgttttatctatcaagcgttatacactatactttgtacattttatatattttttatatcatgtgtattttgtacaattttgcacttccaaatttcctataaatgcataaaaatccgcagtttaCAGATAAGCTGTGTCGCAACAATGTTACACGATACCTATTCCACCGCACGTAGATCTACCTTTAAACGCATGCCACTAATTGGATCATCGAATCGGACTATCACCTTTCTCCGATTCGTTCAAGGGCTTCCAGTGAGCATACGGCACACGAGCCACACTCATCGTTGATTTAGTTACTGAAAGGAACGCTCTTTTCGTTAG
It includes:
- the LOC139995744 gene encoding protein SCAI isoform X2, producing MVMMAGMDDHERKVVLEFCHLLEKSKQLFNGLRDLPQYGHKQWQGYFGRTFDIYTKLWKFQQQHRTILDTKYGLKRWQIGEIASKIGQLYYHYYLRTSETSYLHEAYSFYAAIRGRAYYSRAAKEDRSDLMVKKLRYYARFIVVCLLLNRMKLVRELVQELDAQIVDYTSTYEPDDQLEWNLVLDEIKAFVKAESAVGVVHSDSNPVILTHRLGPQTSPPVERTPPMCLSLQEILIVGNCADQVKFSELSMDMFRMLQTLEREPRDDPNHLHDASPAGRMPFRPGAYPGAENGAPRRDNPHKYLLYKPTYSQVQVFLASGFKELPANGALLLYLSADGCFSTVKHPEEMGYDLGGVSTCSKRDPEHGKRPTGGKEPHCLYPGDLYPFTRKPLFVVVDSDNSFVFQQIPRYFGQPLMVLMSPQDTPSTLRDVRHGGSLFTLFLHAPLAAFCLICNIGSLAVHHWERCQRYIERFLIEACQLVTRSRCALHSGPPTSQSANREARLFISKK
- the LOC139995744 gene encoding protein SCAI isoform X1, with protein sequence MVMMAGMDDHERKVVLEFCHLLEKSKQLFNGLRDLPQYGHKQWQGYFGRTFDIYTKLWKFQQQHRTILDTKYGLKRWQIGEIASKIGQLYYHYYLRTSETSYLHEAYSFYAAIRGRAYYSRAAKEDRSDLMVKKLRYYARFIVVCLLLNRMKLVRELVQELDAQIVDYTSTYEPDDQLEWNLVLDEIKAFVKAESAVGVVHSDSNPVILTHRLGPQTSPPVERTPPMCLSLQEILIVGNCADQVKFSELSMDMFRMLQTLEREPRDDPNHLHDASPAGRMPFRPGAYPGAENGAPRRDNPHKYLLYKPTYSQVQVFLASGFKELPANGALLLYLSADGCFSTVKHPEEMGYDLGGVSTCSKRDPEHGKRPTGGKEPHCLYPGDLYPFTRKPLFVVVDSDNSFVFQQIPRYFGQPLMVLMSPQDTPSTLRDVRHGGSLFTLFLHAPLAAFCLICNIGSLAVHHWERCQRYIERFLIEACQLVTRSRCETSVLQFFGDDFLRLLLVRYVFCDVVLNLHRSFRGRQQRPRCHPPLPDAEVLEHPTLHHLVLDLAACLDCRDHFPDSNELA
- the LOC139995744 gene encoding protein SCAI isoform X3, producing MVMMAGMDDHERKVVLEFCHLLEKSKQLFNGLRDLPQYGHKQWQGYFGRTFDIYTKLWKFQQQHRTILDTKYGLKRWQIGEIASKIGQLYYHYYLRTSETSYLHEAYSFYAAIRGRAYYSRAAKEDRSDLMVKKLRLGPQTSPPVERTPPMCLSLQEILIVGNCADQVKFSELSMDMFRMLQTLEREPRDDPNHLHDASPAGRMPFRPGAYPGAENGAPRRDNPHKYLLYKPTYSQVQVFLASGFKELPANGALLLYLSADGCFSTVKHPEEMGYDLGGVSTCSKRDPEHGKRPTGGKEPHCLYPGDLYPFTRKPLFVVVDSDNSFVFQQIPRYFGQPLMVLMSPQDTPSTLRDVRHGGSLFTLFLHAPLAAFCLICNIGSLAVHHWERCQRYIERFLIEACQLVTRSRCETSVLQFFGDDFLRLLLVRYVFCDVVLNLHRSFRGRQQRPRCHPPLPDAEVLEHPTLHHLVLDLAACLDCRDHFPDSNELA